The sequence below is a genomic window from Musa acuminata AAA Group cultivar baxijiao unplaced genomic scaffold, Cavendish_Baxijiao_AAA HiC_scaffold_641, whole genome shotgun sequence.
TTGTTTGGTCTGGAAAATGAGCTAAGTGTTCCAGACTCATGGGCATCAGCATTGATTGCTGAGCTTGACCAGTTCAAAAATGAAAAGTCAAGTGCTAGAAATCTTACCAGTCCTGTAGAAATTGACCTGATGGATGACTTTCTTGAGATGGAAAGGCTTGCTGCATTAACAGAGATTGACTATGGAAGTTCTAGTTTTGAGCATGAAGCTGATTTAGATGTTGCCATACCCAGGCAGAGGTCTCCTAGAAGTAGTCCTGAAACCATGCGCCAGCAGATGGCTGTATTGGAGGAAAAGATTGAGAAAATGACAATTGAAAAGGGGAACATGGAGACGTCTATAGCTCAAACCAACTGCCAGCTGAAGACCTCTTGCAATCAGCTAGTAGTAGCTGAAGGTGAGTTGGTTGAACTGCATAGACAACTTAATTTGGTTAATGGGGAAAAGCACACTCTTGAGATAGAACTAGAAATAGCAGAGGCAAAGAGAAAGAAGATGGGACTTGAGCTTGATATGGCACATAAAGAAATTGGGGATTTGAAGCATAGATTAAACTTATTAGAGAAGAGAGTTGACGAAGAGAAGCCATTAAGCAAAAAATTCACTGGTAGGTGTCAGAATATGGAGGTGGATGCAGAAAGGAAGGAAATGGAATCTGAGCTTGAATCTGCATATGGGGATCATACAAATTTACAAGATAATACAGACTTTTTAAAAGTGGAATTTGAAGAGAAGCGGTTGTCTGCAGAATGCACATATAGGTACCAGAATTTAGGCACCTTAGAGGAAAAGAGAAAGGATCTGGAGTCTCAGATTGAATCAGCAAACTTGGAACTTTCCAAGCTACATGAGAAGTTTGATCGAACTGAAAATAAAATTGAGATGTTTTGTTTTGACAATTGTCCAAGCATGGATGCTATCGACGAAAAGGGAACGCAACTGGAATATCAAACTAATTCAGCAAATTTGAAAGTTCACAAGCTACAGGAGAAGGCGGATTTATCAGAAGCAGAAGCTGAAGAGCAAGTACGACCATCTGCAGAATTTGAATCCGATATAGAGTCTCTGGAAGCGAAGAAAATGGAACTGGTGGTGCAACTTGAACTGGAACACATGGAAGTTCGGAGCCTTCAGGAGAAGGTGCAGATATTAGAAAAACAAATCGAAAAGGAGAAGAGATTGACTGCAGAATTTGCAGCTCGGTGCCACACACTGGAAGATGAACTTTCCACGAAGCAGCAATCCGAGACTCAACAATCTGCAAACTCAACTGCATCTCTGAATATTAGACAGGTAAATGTATTTAACGCCTCAAGCTTAGGCAACAGATCTTTGTATCTCAAACACGACCCTATCGTGTGATTTATTCCTATACAGGAAAAAGAGGTTGCTCAGGCAGCCGGAAGGCTTGCAAAGTGCCAGAAGACCATTGCCTCTCTCAACCTGCAGTTGAAAACGTTAGCAACTCTGGATGATTTCTTGGTCCAAACAAAGACGCCAGAATCAAGTGGAAAGACAGTGGAACTCAAGGAGGATTCTTCAGAAAAACCAGGTGGCTCTTCAGCTCTCTGCAACGGCGCACAAAGCTTGCCCTCGGCCGATTGCCGACTGATTTCGCCCCCCATCAGAAGCAATGATCTCATACAAACCAAGTACATATGTCACTGACAAAGAAAGGTAACATTTGTTCGATGGATGCACTATTTCTCGTTGATCAACAGATGAGTTTTCATCGGTGCCGCCGAATCTGTAGCTTAAGCAACAAACGGAGGACACACTTGAAGCCATTTCTCATGGTAATGCATGTGGCCTTAGCATCAAAAACACAAACTTTGCTTTTATGTAGTCTGCGGCATTATAATGAGGATATCTTTTTGCTCCTCCCAACATCTCGTCGATTTGATTTGCTTTTTATTATGCCTTTTGAAATGGATAACTTAGTTCTTTTGTTTATTAAATGTTgatttcaattttcttttagTGGTTTCGTTCATCGGATTCCTTATTCTTTCTTTCGATACTGAACCTAAATCTAAATCCAAATTTAAATTAGTTTGATTTGTGGGTCGACGGCCTTCCCAATTAATCTGGAGGCATACTCGTTACGGCACCGAGAAACCTCCTCGTCTTCTGCTGCGTCGAAGAAGCCCATTGGAAACCCTTCCTCTCCGATCTGGTGTTTCTGCCGGAGGACCAAACACGATTTCTTATTTGGTAATTGGGGCATTAAAGTGCCTTCAACTGGTGGGCCCACGAGTTCGACGGTCGTACGGGACCTGGTGCCTGTCTCGGCATGACAGGGGACACCTTTTGAGGAACCGGTGTACGTGTCATGCCTTTTTGATCCAAAAGTATCGAAAGAGATACTGCTGCCTTTCCTTGTCACCGGTGCAAAGCGCCTTTGTTGCTTCGTCTGGTTTACTTCCCTGCGAGCGAGAGAGCGATGAGCGCCGGAGTGGGAAACCCTAACGATTCGAAGGTGGAAACGATCGCGAGGCTGGCGCAGTGGAGGATCGAGAGCTTTGGCCCTTGCTCCTACCGCCGCTCGGATGCCTTCAAGCTCGGCATCTGGAGCTGGTGccgtttcctcctcttctttctcaccGACTTCCCTCTTTGCTGACCTTTTTGGGCCAGAAGTTGGATCTTTACCGCCGTTGTTCGGGTTCTTAGGTACCTCTCGGTCGAGAAGAATCGGTACATGCACATCCGGCTCTTCCCGGAGCCCTGCCGGGTCTCAAAGGAGCAGCTCCCCGTCGCTCGATTTGTGGTTCGGGTCTTCTCCCCTTGTCCTGGCCGCCGATCCTATGTGTCGCCTGGTATCCCTCATCGCCTCGCCCTTCATTTATGCTGACTTGTTTTACTCCTATTTCGGATTTCTTGCTTGTTTCAGTGCACAGATATGAGGATTTAAGTTCTTATAAGACTGTTTGAACTACGGAAGAAGTGGTTTGAATGAAATCCGGATTGATTGGGTTCCAGCTATGGTTTTCATCTCATTAGATTCCAAGAGACGGTAAAAAATCCCTTTTTAATTTGAGAAACTATATTAGGGTTCGAATGCTATCCAAATTAAATTCTTCTGTAGCTTTATTGGACACTCTATAGTAACAAGTAGAGTTATACTACCTGTTAAAGTCAATTCTAGGTTGCCTGAGCTGGAAGCCAACTTGGATCCAACCTGATCTTTTTTTCAAGCCGGTCTTCGGAAAAACACGCCAAGCTGGTCTTTCGACCCTGCAAAGCTAACTCGGTGGATGTTCCCGATAATGCCTCTGCGACGGTTAAGTCAATGATGGTTTCGGACAAGCCAAACAAATCGGACTAGTCTAGCGGGCCTGTTATTTTGTTAGTGTCTTGAGCGTACCTACGCGGCCCCTTTTATAGTCGAGCCTGGGGGGGCATTACACCATCTGTTTAGGGTGGCTGTGCCTGATGGTTGCAATCGCTTATAACAGACACTAGATCGTTTGTCAGTTAGCCATGCTGTTCATAAAAATCCGCACTTCGATATGTGTTCATAGAAATCATTGCTGGGTAGTGCATGATACTAGCGACTAAGATGATGACACGTCGATTGTATGAGATGCTAGCGGCAGCCACATCATATCCACTATAACACTAACGCATCGGGTTCCGTCTTATTCATACCCAGCCATGATTTCGCTCTAAATATGAGTCCTGCAACAAGCAAAATACCTTTTAATTTAACAACTAATATCACTTGGATTACAATTCGAAGTACAATTTGTCTTTGATTTCCAAGCACACATGACATGAAAAATAATGGGAAAAATACATGGAATTCCTGAATATAGAATTGTGGTAGTCAACTAAAACTAGTTTGTTTTAGATTTGATCCTAACTCAGTTAGACTAAAGACTAAACCTTTTATTCTGAATCGAAATGTGCTTTTATTCTTGTGTGGCAAATGATCCAAAACCTGAATAAGCTTGTCCAATTGGTTGAGTTTTATCACAATGGGTCTAGATAGGTTGACCGAGAGTTCATGGTAGAACACTAGGGTTTGTGGTACTAAAAATTAAAATGTGAAAAATTAGTGTATTTGCTTGTACTTTTGTTCCGCAGCTATCTGACTGGTCATGGCTCAACTGCAGTTTATGAGAAGCTTCTCCGTACCAGTGAAGACTTTGTATGGGTCACTGATTTTAATTCTCCTGGATGCTTCATAGTTGATGTGGAGTTTCTGGACTTGAAGATAGCTCCATTGCACGTAAGGGCTTAAGAAGTTGAGACTTTTAAGGCTTGTGAACTGTTCATGTTTTCATATAGAACTAGTTCCATAATCTTTTGTGACATGATATTATATTCAAAGGAATGATAAAAAGATGCAACAAAATTGATTTAAATCTTCAGactcttttttttaaagaaaaaaagttCTGAACCAATATGTTCATATGCTTGTGGAATTTAGGGTGGAGATCCTTCTTCAATCTGGTCTAACGGACGGATGCCGCAGACActttcaagcaaaaacactatccgaTGCCTCTCTCGAATGCTCGAGGAGGGTATCCATGCTGATGTTACCATCAAAACTTCAAACGGTCTCCTGAAGGCCCACAAAGCAGTTCTTGCCGCAAGCTCTCCTGTTTTCGAGAGCATGTTCCTGCACAATCTCAGGGAGAAAGAGTCATCGATGATCGTTGTAGAGGACATGTCGCTGGAGGCTTGCTTGGCACTTCTTTGTTACATGTATGGCACAATAGTACAGGATCAATTCTGGAAGCATAGACTTGCGTTGCTCAGCGCGGCGGACAAGTACGACATCGGCGACCTCAAAGACTGCTGTGAGGAGAGCCTCTCGGAGGACATCAGCTCTGACAATGTcctcgagaggcttcatgaggcaTGGCTCTATCAACTTAACAAGCTGAAAAAGGGATGTCTGACATACTTGTTTGATTTTGGCAAGATATATGATGTGAAAGACGAATTAAATGCCTTTTTCCGCCATGCTGATAGGGAGTTGATGTTGGAGATGTTCCAAGAAGCCCTTACTGCTTGGAAGCCTGCATGACCATGGACTTACTGTTCTGAAGTAACTTAATGCTTTGTTATTAGGAGGTATGAATGTTCTTTCATGATCAAGCTATGAATATTGTTGTTTC
It includes:
- the LOC135662684 gene encoding filament-like plant protein; protein product: MQTNTSLEEKLGHLDDALKECVRQLRQSKEEQAEKVQDAIFKKAREWESLESELEARFTELQTQLEAKTESYNSLNHELCSKVETLEKENASLKVKLTALTEDLHVRTLEMDLSIRAAETASKQHLEGIKKMAKLEAECRSLHARIQKPSLSNDHRFICNSLYGESLTDSQSDSGERLFGLENELSVPDSWASALIAELDQFKNEKSSARNLTSPVEIDLMDDFLEMERLAALTEIDYGSSSFEHEADLDVAIPRQRSPRSSPETMRQQMAVLEEKIEKMTIEKGNMETSIAQTNCQLKTSCNQLVVAEGELVELHRQLNLVNGEKHTLEIELEIAEAKRKKMGLELDMAHKEIGDLKHRLNLLEKRVDEEKPLSKKFTGRCQNMEVDAERKEMESELESAYGDHTNLQDNTDFLKVEFEEKRLSAECTYRYQNLGTLEEKRKDLESQIESANLELSKLHEKFDRTENKIEMFCFDNCPSMDAIDEKGTQLEYQTNSANLKVHKLQEKADLSEAEAEEQVRPSAEFESDIESLEAKKMELVVQLELEHMEVRSLQEKVQILEKQIEKEKRLTAEFAARCHTLEDELSTKQQSETQQSANSTASLNIRQEKEVAQAAGRLAKCQKTIASLNLQLKTLATLDDFLVQTKTPESSGKTVELKEDSSEKPGGSSALCNGAQSLPSADCRLISPPIRSNDLIQTKYICH
- the LOC103992605 gene encoding BTB/POZ domain-containing protein At1g21780 isoform X2, yielding MSAGVGNPNDSKVETIARLAQWRIESFGPCSYRRSDAFKLGIWSWYLSVEKNRYMHIRLFPEPCRVSKEQLPVARFVVRVFSPCPGRRSYVSPVYEKLLRTSEDFVWVTDFNSPGCFIVDVEFLDLKIAPLHGGDPSSIWSNGRMPQTLSSKNTIRCLSRMLEEGIHADVTIKTSNGLLKAHKAVLAASSPVFESMFLHNLREKESSMIVVEDMSLEACLALLCYMYGTIVQDQFWKHRLALLSAADKYDIGDLKDCCEESLSEDISSDNVLERLHEGVDVGDVPRSPYCLEACMTMDLLF
- the LOC103992605 gene encoding BTB/POZ domain-containing protein At1g21780 isoform X1, coding for MSAGVGNPNDSKVETIARLAQWRIESFGPCSYRRSDAFKLGIWSWYLSVEKNRYMHIRLFPEPCRVSKEQLPVARFVVRVFSPCPGRRSYVSPVYEKLLRTSEDFVWVTDFNSPGCFIVDVEFLDLKIAPLHGGDPSSIWSNGRMPQTLSSKNTIRCLSRMLEEGIHADVTIKTSNGLLKAHKAVLAASSPVFESMFLHNLREKESSMIVVEDMSLEACLALLCYMYGTIVQDQFWKHRLALLSAADKYDIGDLKDCCEESLSEDISSDNVLERLHEAWLYQLNKLKKGCLTYLFDFGKIYDVKDELNAFFRHADRELMLEMFQEALTAWKPA